The Balaenoptera ricei isolate mBalRic1 chromosome 9, mBalRic1.hap2, whole genome shotgun sequence genome segment GTATGGTGACCGGCAAGAGCAGACTGTAAAAGCACAGGCTGGTTGTGCTAGTGCAGCCCTGCGGGAAGTTTTCTTCCACGGAGGCCGAGTATAACAGCCCTGCTAACGAGACCAGCGGAATAAGGACAGTCAACGTAGGAAGAGACAGAAACATTCTTCCCCTCCACTGATTACCCGCCactctgactttttaaaaggcGGATGGTATTCAGAAAATTCAGTTGTGTGTGTTGTCGTTCTTACGTGTGA includes the following:
- the LOC132372069 gene encoding phosphatidylinositol N-acetylglucosaminyltransferase subunit Y encodes the protein MFLSLPTLTVLIPLVSLAGLLYSASVEENFPQGCTSTTSLCFYSLLLPVTIPVYVFFHLWTWMGIKLFRHN